One part of the Leucobacter triazinivorans genome encodes these proteins:
- the rsmA gene encoding 16S rRNA (adenine(1518)-N(6)/adenine(1519)-N(6))-dimethyltransferase RsmA, with amino-acid sequence MLGPAEVRELAERLGVSPTKKLGQNFVIDPNTVRKIVRLAGVREGDRVIEVGPGLGSLTLGITEAGAEVTAVEIDHRLAAELPSTARAMQPDIFADPARPRLHVVRSDALEVTLADLLLRRPGRAAEMESIATSASRDEARDSHGSVALPEVLVANLPYNVSVPILMHLLELLPSLRRGLVMVQSEVGTRIAASPGSKEYGAPSAKAAWYGEWRIAGTVSRRIFWPVPGVDSVLVSYERRGQPRGDEAERHGTFALVNAAFAQRRKMLRQALQPVLGPLDRAIAVIEAAGLDPTSRAEQLGIDDYLALARSHARRS; translated from the coding sequence CTGCTGGGCCCCGCCGAGGTGCGGGAGCTCGCCGAGCGACTCGGCGTCTCACCGACCAAGAAGCTCGGGCAGAACTTCGTCATCGATCCCAACACCGTGCGCAAGATCGTGCGTCTCGCGGGTGTCCGTGAGGGCGACCGCGTCATCGAGGTCGGCCCGGGGCTCGGGTCGCTCACGCTCGGCATCACCGAAGCCGGCGCGGAGGTAACGGCCGTTGAGATCGACCACCGTCTCGCCGCAGAACTGCCGAGCACCGCGCGCGCGATGCAGCCAGATATCTTCGCCGATCCAGCGCGGCCCCGCCTGCACGTGGTGCGCAGCGACGCGCTCGAGGTGACGCTCGCGGATCTGCTCCTCCGGCGTCCCGGTCGGGCCGCGGAGATGGAATCTATCGCCACATCCGCCTCGCGGGATGAAGCCCGCGACTCGCATGGCTCAGTGGCGCTGCCCGAGGTGCTCGTGGCCAATCTGCCGTACAACGTCTCGGTGCCGATTCTCATGCATCTGCTCGAGTTGCTGCCGAGCCTGCGCCGCGGGCTGGTCATGGTGCAGTCGGAGGTCGGCACCCGCATCGCGGCCTCGCCCGGATCGAAGGAGTACGGCGCCCCGAGTGCCAAGGCCGCGTGGTACGGGGAGTGGCGGATCGCCGGCACTGTGAGCCGGCGCATCTTCTGGCCGGTGCCCGGCGTCGACTCGGTGCTGGTGAGCTACGAGCGACGCGGGCAGCCGCGCGGCGACGAGGCGGAACGGCACGGCACGTTCGCGCTGGTCAATGCCGCCTTCGCGCAGCGCCGCAAGATGCTGCGCCAGGCGCTGCAACCCGTGCTGGGCCCCCTCGACCGCGCGATCGCGGTGATCGAGGCCGCCGGGCTCGACCCGACGTCTCGGGCGGAACAGCTCGGTATCGACGACTATCTCGCGCTGGCCCGCAGCCACGCTCGACGCTCCTGA
- a CDS encoding 4-(cytidine 5'-diphospho)-2-C-methyl-D-erythritol kinase, whose amino-acid sequence MSTRGLRSITVRAPGKVNVFFRVGALQDDGYHDVASLYQAVSLFEEVTATEADDFSVRVTGPIDASGLPLDDRNLALRAAKLLAARTGTARGAALTVFKRVPIAGGMGGGSADAAATLVACDELWGTGLGRSGLLPLAAELGADVPFALEGGTAVGTGRGDELSPALAKGTFHWVLALSDNGLNTPVVYRALDRHRDEHLVDLGRQPDLVKVDTAVLQAVRVGDAGSLAEAMHNDLQVAALKLAPELTDLLELGETRGALAGIVSGSGPTVAFLVDSAQTAAELRSALTRGGVQALTVTGPVPGARVLDG is encoded by the coding sequence ATGAGCACGAGGGGGCTGCGATCGATCACGGTGCGTGCGCCGGGCAAGGTCAACGTATTCTTCCGCGTCGGCGCGTTGCAGGACGACGGATACCACGACGTCGCCTCGCTCTATCAGGCGGTCTCGCTGTTCGAGGAGGTGACCGCGACCGAAGCCGACGATTTCTCGGTGCGCGTCACCGGTCCGATCGACGCGAGCGGTCTGCCCCTCGACGACCGCAACCTCGCGCTGCGCGCCGCGAAGCTGCTCGCGGCGCGCACCGGCACCGCTCGCGGTGCGGCGCTCACCGTATTCAAGCGGGTGCCGATCGCGGGGGGCATGGGCGGCGGATCGGCTGACGCGGCGGCCACGCTCGTGGCCTGCGACGAGCTCTGGGGTACGGGACTCGGGCGCAGCGGACTGCTGCCGCTCGCCGCCGAACTCGGCGCCGACGTGCCGTTCGCGCTCGAGGGCGGCACGGCCGTCGGAACGGGGCGCGGCGACGAGCTGAGCCCTGCGCTCGCCAAGGGCACCTTCCACTGGGTGCTCGCGCTCTCGGACAACGGGCTCAATACGCCCGTCGTCTACCGCGCGCTCGATCGGCACCGCGACGAGCACCTGGTCGATCTCGGGCGTCAGCCCGACCTGGTGAAGGTCGATACGGCCGTGCTGCAGGCAGTGCGCGTCGGTGACGCCGGGTCGCTCGCCGAAGCGATGCACAATGATCTGCAGGTCGCGGCGCTCAAGCTCGCTCCCGAGCTGACCGACCTGCTCGAACTGGGGGAGACGCGCGGCGCGCTCGCCGGCATCGTCTCGGGATCCGGGCCCACGGTCGCCTTTCTCGTCGACAGCGCGCAAACAGCGGCCGAGCTGAGGAGCGCGCTGACGCGCGGCGGCGTGCAGGCGCTCACCGTCACCGGGCCGGTGCCCGGCGCTCGGGTGCTGGACGGCTGA
- a CDS encoding SpaA isopeptide-forming pilin-related protein: MSGTACDPDDDADWAADPAAVGAGPVPEELTWRAVATNMGNVVLSDVRVVTLTADAAPLEGVSFPSFGELAVGATAAATFTTPVQSVGRTVAVTASAVFEGDGPDGVPLADRFTDAAGTVGRLPSAEATAMYPVAENTDTENTEPDAESADPEGENTEAEAEAEDTEAGDPEAAGDDDPTHETGEPFLLEDGISARTGPPVNTHTYMRFAPTFYAYADAGDNVDVTLSRAGDPESMNDPAKVEILPPGGGSWTCTIPAGAALNTACQRLDYTSTRAGVWTIRFSSPVSYPIGAFGWDVTVQSGSTDKPGRVWTEQLDLRQGAADSSFSLWYLGPYGNFYRADYQKLNGIDSNFRSNQFGVVKKGTCVSAYRSIDKADAQHSGYNASCGVPYHIFLEPPSASLPAAATDHANKTHYVLPPLATPSLDDVSYASTAPASATPRAGAFTVRTRNYIGNATLQLDLNGNGVYGEAADGEQEFAVVGDTTVVPWAGTSAGGQPLPTTSSVNARVLLEGSGEVHFTMDDVERRPGITVTKLNGPEANDATLYWDDSALSTAGRMPACLPPVLKSGASGANSAVLGGVHGWDCPATSADATGQAWGNERVIDDWTFTRFSASREVKLPAYSVTKSAVPGSGGILRAGETVTYTVEVENTTNAYLDPKQLAPTVIDDLTGVLDDASYNNDAQASLGGVPVTPMMGAVSFDAATGKLSWVTGAAPNWGPGQKLTITYSVTVTDRATLLGGTHNGDLMLRNQVASHGCTTAQACATEHPVDAEGDTVLQVDKQFVSATGWGAGDTITWQIDVRNGDDTKPAYQVQVADTPDTGLDHGNAVWQALPAGTTATGTTWKVGTLDPGETKTARVTTVIAQAAAPHGPTYRNAVTVSNPTNPYDTQRPLTDIEPNETVQEDADQADLAETRAPTATFHIDKVGESGDCPPPDTSCWVAMPGSDWRIYPVTGGNISPTPAAGVDITPIDGVAAGAGAPGTATQFLVTGLLPGEYALIEHTAPEGFSLLAAPLKLTVTTTGTVSFNTTDIADGTITIGEIDAGPAGKVPQVTVRDVPNLVFPVAGGAGSALVQWAAALLCAAGGALLIRTLTTRRRTLTHL; encoded by the coding sequence GTGTCGGGTACGGCCTGTGATCCTGATGATGATGCCGATTGGGCGGCTGATCCGGCTGCGGTGGGTGCGGGGCCGGTGCCGGAGGAGCTCACGTGGCGTGCGGTCGCCACGAATATGGGCAATGTTGTGCTCAGTGATGTTCGTGTGGTCACGCTCACGGCAGATGCTGCCCCGCTCGAGGGGGTTTCGTTTCCGTCGTTCGGGGAGCTTGCGGTCGGGGCGACTGCGGCGGCGACGTTCACGACCCCGGTGCAGAGCGTGGGGCGCACGGTCGCGGTGACCGCGTCGGCGGTGTTCGAGGGTGACGGGCCGGACGGTGTGCCGCTCGCCGATCGTTTCACCGACGCTGCGGGAACGGTGGGGCGGTTGCCGTCGGCAGAAGCGACGGCAATGTACCCCGTCGCGGAGAACACCGACACTGAGAACACCGAGCCCGACGCGGAGAGCGCCGACCCCGAAGGGGAGAACACTGAGGCCGAGGCCGAGGCTGAGGACACCGAGGCTGGGGACCCCGAGGCCGCGGGCGACGATGATCCGACGCACGAGACCGGTGAGCCGTTCCTCCTCGAAGACGGAATCAGTGCGCGGACCGGGCCTCCGGTCAACACGCATACCTATATGAGGTTCGCGCCCACGTTCTATGCTTATGCGGACGCCGGTGACAACGTCGATGTCACTCTGAGCCGGGCGGGCGACCCAGAGTCGATGAATGACCCGGCAAAGGTCGAGATCCTTCCCCCGGGAGGGGGCAGCTGGACGTGCACGATCCCGGCGGGCGCGGCGCTGAACACGGCCTGTCAGCGGCTCGACTACACGAGCACCCGGGCCGGGGTGTGGACGATCAGGTTCAGCTCACCGGTCTCGTACCCCATCGGGGCCTTCGGGTGGGATGTCACTGTTCAGAGCGGCAGCACCGACAAGCCCGGAAGGGTGTGGACCGAACAGCTCGACCTCCGGCAAGGAGCGGCCGATAGCAGTTTCAGCCTGTGGTACCTGGGACCGTACGGAAACTTCTATCGGGCTGACTACCAGAAGCTCAACGGAATCGACTCGAACTTCCGGTCCAATCAGTTCGGGGTGGTGAAGAAGGGCACCTGCGTCTCCGCGTACCGAAGCATTGACAAGGCCGATGCGCAGCACTCGGGATACAACGCATCGTGCGGTGTGCCGTATCACATCTTCCTCGAACCGCCGTCGGCGAGTCTGCCGGCTGCTGCTACCGATCACGCCAATAAGACGCACTATGTGCTGCCGCCGCTCGCGACGCCGTCGCTCGACGATGTCTCGTACGCGTCGACGGCGCCGGCGTCGGCGACTCCGCGTGCCGGCGCGTTCACGGTGAGAACGCGCAACTACATCGGCAACGCCACCCTGCAGCTCGACCTGAACGGCAACGGCGTGTACGGCGAGGCCGCCGACGGTGAGCAGGAGTTCGCGGTCGTGGGCGACACGACCGTGGTGCCGTGGGCCGGCACCTCCGCGGGCGGGCAGCCCCTGCCCACCACGAGTAGCGTCAATGCGCGGGTGCTGCTGGAGGGGAGCGGCGAGGTGCACTTCACCATGGACGACGTGGAGCGACGCCCCGGTATCACGGTGACGAAGTTGAACGGGCCCGAGGCCAACGATGCGACGCTGTACTGGGACGACAGCGCCCTGAGCACCGCCGGTCGCATGCCGGCATGTCTGCCGCCGGTCTTGAAGAGCGGCGCGTCGGGCGCGAACAGCGCGGTCCTGGGCGGGGTGCACGGATGGGACTGTCCGGCAACCAGCGCAGACGCCACTGGCCAGGCGTGGGGCAATGAGCGCGTGATCGACGATTGGACATTTACCAGGTTTAGTGCGTCTCGGGAGGTGAAGCTCCCCGCGTATTCGGTGACGAAGTCGGCTGTGCCCGGCAGTGGCGGTATTCTGCGGGCGGGCGAGACCGTGACGTACACGGTCGAGGTGGAGAACACCACGAACGCGTACCTCGACCCCAAACAGTTGGCGCCCACGGTGATCGACGACCTGACCGGTGTGCTCGATGATGCGAGCTACAACAACGACGCCCAGGCCAGCCTGGGCGGCGTACCGGTGACACCGATGATGGGGGCGGTGTCGTTCGATGCGGCGACCGGGAAACTGTCGTGGGTGACCGGTGCCGCACCGAACTGGGGGCCGGGACAGAAACTGACGATCACGTACTCGGTGACGGTCACAGACCGCGCCACCCTCCTCGGAGGGACGCACAACGGGGATCTGATGCTGCGCAACCAGGTGGCCAGCCACGGATGCACCACAGCCCAGGCCTGCGCGACCGAGCACCCCGTGGACGCAGAAGGAGACACGGTGCTGCAGGTCGACAAGCAGTTCGTGTCTGCCACCGGGTGGGGTGCCGGTGACACGATCACGTGGCAGATCGATGTCCGCAACGGTGACGACACCAAACCCGCCTACCAGGTGCAGGTCGCAGACACCCCCGATACGGGCCTGGACCACGGGAACGCGGTATGGCAGGCACTGCCCGCGGGAACCACCGCCACGGGCACGACCTGGAAAGTGGGCACCCTCGATCCGGGCGAAACGAAAACCGCCCGCGTCACCACGGTGATCGCGCAGGCCGCCGCACCCCACGGCCCCACCTACCGCAACGCCGTCACGGTCAGCAACCCGACCAACCCGTACGACACCCAGCGTCCGCTCACCGACATCGAACCCAACGAGACCGTCCAAGAAGACGCCGACCAAGCCGACCTGGCAGAAACACGCGCCCCGACAGCAACCTTCCACATCGACAAAGTCGGCGAGTCCGGCGACTGCCCACCCCCCGACACGTCGTGCTGGGTGGCGATGCCCGGATCCGACTGGCGGATCTACCCCGTCACCGGCGGAAACATCTCCCCGACCCCCGCCGCAGGGGTAGACATCACCCCGATCGACGGCGTCGCCGCCGGCGCAGGAGCCCCCGGCACCGCCACCCAGTTCCTCGTCACCGGACTGCTCCCCGGAGAATACGCACTCATCGAACACACAGCCCCCGAAGGATTCAGCCTGCTGGCAGCACCCCTGAAACTGACCGTGACCACCACCGGAACCGTGTCCTTCAACACCACCGACATCGCCGACGGCACCATCACGATCGGCGAGATCGACGCCGGCCCCGCAGGGAAAGTCCCGCAGGTCACCGTACGAGACGTCCCCAACCTCGTATTCCCCGTAGCCGGCGGCGCAGGATCCGCTCTCGTGCAATGGGCAGCAGCACTCCTCTGCGCAGCAGGCGGCGCGCTCCTCATACGCACCCTCACCACCAGACGCCGCACCCTCACCCACCTCTGA
- a CDS encoding DsbA family oxidoreductase, which yields MSEKIRVDIWSDIACPWCYLGKHRFEAGVAAFRESRPDVEFEVESHSFELAPDTPLDFAGTEIDFLVKHKGMPAEQVEQMLGQMTELADAEGVTFAFDRVKHANTARAHRILHLAKEQGVQSVLQERLFRAYFSEGEDMSDPEALARLGADAGLDPDAVRAALDDDAYGDAVERDITRARMLGVNGVPFFLIDEKYGVSGAQTAEAFAGAFEQVLGLRDGAAG from the coding sequence ATGAGTGAGAAGATCCGCGTCGACATCTGGTCCGACATCGCCTGCCCGTGGTGCTATCTCGGCAAGCACCGCTTCGAGGCGGGGGTGGCCGCGTTCCGGGAGTCCCGCCCCGACGTCGAGTTCGAGGTCGAGAGCCACAGCTTCGAGCTGGCACCCGACACTCCGCTCGACTTCGCCGGCACCGAGATCGACTTCCTCGTCAAGCACAAGGGAATGCCGGCCGAGCAGGTCGAGCAGATGCTGGGACAGATGACCGAGTTGGCCGATGCTGAGGGCGTGACCTTCGCGTTCGACCGGGTGAAGCACGCGAATACCGCGCGAGCGCACCGGATCCTGCACCTCGCGAAAGAGCAGGGCGTGCAGTCCGTGCTGCAGGAGCGTCTGTTTCGCGCCTACTTCTCGGAGGGGGAGGACATGTCTGATCCCGAGGCGCTCGCGCGACTCGGCGCAGATGCGGGCCTCGATCCCGACGCCGTCCGCGCCGCGCTCGACGACGACGCGTACGGTGACGCCGTTGAACGCGACATCACCCGAGCGCGAATGCTGGGGGTGAACGGGGTGCCATTCTTCCTGATCGACGAGAAGTACGGCGTCTCGGGGGCGCAGACAGCCGAGGCCTTCGCCGGCGCGTTCGAGCAGGTGCTCGGGCTGCGCGACGGCGCGGCCGGTTGA
- a CDS encoding ATP-binding cassette domain-containing protein, whose protein sequence is MVVTHDRWFLDEVCETTWEVHDRILEPFEGGYAAYILQRVERDRQAAAIEQKRQNLARKELAWLRRGAPARTSKPKFRIDAANELIADVPEIRDRVSLQSMAVQRLGKEVVNLEEAGVTYPALEPSAERGADIRGLPRPILEDVTWRLAPGERTGILGVNGAGKSTLLGLISGDVAPSTGRVKRGKTVKVATLTQRLDELEEHLNEPVRTVIGRLRTSFTVGAGSKAQELTPGQMLERMGFTSAQLSTPVKDLSGGQKRRLQLLLILLDQPNVLILDEPSMSEAGWACPLILRGSRPKRKRLSGRAALRTMHRPHLAARVGRG, encoded by the coding sequence CTGGTCGTGACCCACGACCGGTGGTTTCTCGACGAGGTGTGCGAGACGACCTGGGAGGTGCACGATCGCATCCTCGAGCCGTTCGAGGGCGGGTACGCCGCGTACATCCTGCAGCGAGTCGAGCGGGATCGCCAGGCCGCCGCGATCGAGCAGAAGCGCCAGAATCTGGCCCGCAAGGAGCTGGCCTGGCTGCGACGCGGCGCGCCGGCGCGCACCTCGAAGCCGAAGTTTCGCATCGACGCCGCGAACGAGCTCATCGCCGACGTGCCCGAGATCCGCGACAGGGTGTCGCTGCAGTCGATGGCCGTGCAGCGTCTCGGCAAGGAGGTCGTGAACCTGGAGGAAGCCGGGGTGACGTATCCGGCGCTCGAGCCGAGCGCGGAGCGCGGAGCCGACATCCGAGGGCTGCCCCGGCCGATCCTCGAAGACGTGACCTGGCGTCTCGCCCCCGGCGAGCGCACGGGCATCCTGGGGGTCAACGGCGCCGGCAAGTCGACGCTGCTGGGGCTCATCTCGGGCGACGTGGCGCCCTCGACGGGGCGCGTCAAGCGCGGCAAGACGGTGAAGGTGGCCACGCTCACGCAGCGGCTCGACGAGCTCGAGGAACACCTCAACGAGCCGGTGCGCACGGTGATCGGGCGGTTGCGCACGAGCTTCACGGTGGGGGCGGGATCGAAGGCGCAGGAGCTCACCCCGGGGCAGATGCTCGAGCGCATGGGCTTCACGAGCGCGCAGCTCTCGACCCCGGTGAAGGATCTGTCCGGCGGGCAGAAGCGGCGACTGCAACTGCTGCTGATCCTGCTCGACCAGCCGAACGTGCTGATCCTCGACGAACCGAGCATGTCCGAGGCGGGTTGGGCTTGTCCCTTGATTTTACGGGGTTCTCGGCCGAAGCGGAAGCGTCTGAGCGGGCGCGCCGCTTTGCGGACGATGCATCGCCCCCATCTTGCGGCCCGTGTAGGGAGGGGCTGA
- a CDS encoding ABC-F family ATP-binding cassette domain-containing protein translates to MAHLLGAEALHLEYPTRVVFDSVTLGVNEGDRIGIVGRNGDGKSTLLGMLSGRIEPDSGRVTRRGGVTVGVLDQADTLDDSSTVGYAIVGDRPEHEWAGDAKVREVISGLVSDVPWDALIGSLSGGQRRRVALAALLTGEWDVVALDEPTNHLDVEGISWLAGHLRSRWTKNAGGLLVVTHDRWFLDEVATTTWEVHDRIVEPFEGGYAAYVLQRVERDRQAAAIEAKRQNLMKKELAWLRRGAPARTSKPKFRIEAANQLIEDVPPLRDRIELNRLAVARLGKDVIDLLDAGVSFDGREVLRDVEWRIAPGERTAILGANGAGKSTLLGLIAGTVQPTTGRVKRGKTVKLGVLDQQFRELDDIAADRVRDVLARAKTSYVIDGKELTPAQLLERLGFARAHLSARVGELSGGQKRRLQLLLILLSEPNLIVLDEPSNDVDTDMLAAMEDLFDSWPGTLIVVSHDRYLVERITDQQYAILDGRLRHLPGGMDEYLRLRETRSSTPSAAVTVASPAAPEQELTGAEERAVRKELSATERKLERLGEHVARIHERMAEHDQGDYAGLSRLNDELREAEEESAALEERWFELSERVG, encoded by the coding sequence ATGGCGCATCTGTTGGGGGCAGAGGCTCTGCACCTGGAGTACCCGACTCGCGTGGTGTTCGACTCGGTAACGCTCGGCGTGAACGAGGGCGACCGTATCGGGATCGTCGGTCGCAACGGTGATGGAAAGTCGACCCTGCTGGGAATGCTGTCGGGACGGATTGAACCCGATTCCGGCCGGGTCACGCGCCGCGGTGGGGTGACCGTGGGTGTGCTCGACCAAGCGGATACGTTGGACGACTCATCGACGGTCGGATACGCGATCGTGGGCGATCGACCAGAGCATGAGTGGGCTGGTGACGCGAAGGTGCGCGAGGTGATCTCCGGACTTGTGTCCGATGTTCCCTGGGACGCATTGATTGGTTCGCTCTCCGGCGGGCAGCGCCGCCGTGTTGCGTTGGCTGCGCTGCTGACCGGCGAGTGGGATGTTGTGGCTCTTGACGAGCCGACAAACCATCTCGATGTCGAGGGCATCAGCTGGCTTGCCGGGCATCTGCGTTCGCGGTGGACGAAGAACGCTGGGGGGCTTCTGGTCGTCACGCACGACCGTTGGTTCCTCGATGAAGTCGCCACGACGACCTGGGAGGTTCACGACCGGATCGTAGAGCCATTCGAGGGCGGCTATGCCGCGTATGTCCTCCAACGGGTCGAGCGGGATCGGCAGGCCGCGGCGATCGAGGCCAAGCGGCAGAACCTCATGAAGAAGGAGTTGGCCTGGTTGCGTCGTGGGGCACCGGCTCGCACGTCCAAGCCGAAGTTCCGCATCGAGGCGGCCAACCAGCTCATCGAGGACGTGCCGCCCCTGCGTGACCGGATCGAGTTGAACCGGCTGGCGGTGGCGCGACTCGGTAAGGATGTGATTGATCTGCTGGACGCGGGTGTGTCCTTCGACGGACGCGAGGTGCTGCGTGATGTCGAGTGGAGGATCGCACCCGGTGAGCGCACCGCGATCCTCGGTGCGAACGGCGCTGGGAAATCCACCCTGCTCGGTCTCATTGCCGGGACCGTTCAGCCCACAACCGGGCGGGTTAAGCGCGGCAAGACCGTGAAGCTTGGTGTGCTCGATCAGCAGTTCCGCGAGCTAGATGACATCGCCGCTGACCGAGTGCGCGATGTCCTCGCCCGCGCCAAGACAAGCTACGTCATCGACGGCAAGGAACTCACCCCCGCACAACTCCTCGAACGTCTCGGCTTTGCCCGCGCACACCTGTCGGCCCGTGTTGGTGAACTCTCCGGCGGACAAAAGCGGCGCCTGCAACTGCTCCTCATCCTGCTCTCGGAACCTAACCTGATCGTTCTCGATGAGCCTTCAAATGACGTGGACACCGACATGCTCGCCGCGATGGAAGACCTGTTTGATTCGTGGCCGGGCACACTCATCGTGGTCAGTCATGATCGTTATCTCGTGGAGCGGATCACCGATCAGCAGTACGCGATCCTCGACGGTCGCCTGCGGCACCTGCCCGGCGGGATGGATGAGTATTTGCGACTGCGTGAGACACGGTCAAGCACGCCGTCCGCTGCGGTCACTGTTGCCTCACCCGCCGCACCTGAGCAGGAGCTGACAGGTGCGGAGGAACGGGCCGTGCGCAAGGAACTCAGCGCTACTGAGCGCAAGCTGGAGAGGCTGGGCGAGCACGTCGCGCGCATCCATGAGCGTATGGCTGAACACGATCAGGGCGACTATGCGGGTCTGAGCCGCCTGAACGATGAGTTGCGCGAGGCAGAGGAAGAATCCGCAGCGCTAGAGGAACGGTGGTTCGAGCTTTCCGAACGCGTCGGCTGA
- a CDS encoding sulfate permease produces MIRQLWTLSVHTRAFLRRYMPTNILLDAIRTRRGLKWGVPAMLLAVPYLLAASTFTQLIADGGPAWLNLLVLLCLWNTMKFIIMGPVSVALLVRSRMREAIERRQARATSELAQLPAPAPIEA; encoded by the coding sequence ATGATCCGCCAGCTCTGGACCCTCAGCGTCCACACCCGCGCATTCCTGCGCCGCTACATGCCCACCAACATCCTCCTCGACGCCATCCGCACCCGCCGAGGCTTGAAGTGGGGCGTACCCGCGATGCTCCTCGCTGTGCCCTACCTCTTGGCCGCGAGCACCTTCACCCAGCTCATTGCCGACGGTGGCCCCGCTTGGCTCAACCTCCTCGTGCTCCTCTGCCTGTGGAACACGATGAAGTTCATCATCATGGGACCCGTCAGCGTGGCTTTGCTGGTTCGATCCCGGATGCGCGAAGCGATCGAGCGTCGTCAGGCTCGCGCAACAAGCGAGTTGGCACAGTTACCTGCGCCCGCACCGATTGAGGCGTAG